One window from the genome of Pyxicephalus adspersus chromosome 6, UCB_Pads_2.0, whole genome shotgun sequence encodes:
- the WDR41 gene encoding WD repeat-containing protein 41, with amino-acid sequence MFRWLLGGKEPQGGAEKTRVLNIGEEQIQNPYTELTALKGHHDIVRFLVQVDDNRFASACDDGSVMVWDVQTGEVLFEFNGHTQKITAVAVFPASETYHMKAELILTASSDRTVIAWDCESGQQWQKASDFHSTVKTLLGVQSLDVWLSGGTELRVWNRNFNLLGETGFFSDGGIVALIELPKNYVAAAIGKDLIIFKIGTTAAGLDKWDISQIKCLSGHQDIIRTVINVNELTFVSGCDAGELIVWDALDWSVKGSEKNFPYIYAQQDSPPENRFLPTQDEVSIQHLSSDGECIYVAVGRGIYVYNLHTKRVIAFQNNAHDSSIQHMANIPSRQLVSCSEDGSVRIWELRSKPQLQAESVPAGFFTMWGFGKSSKQSNQTVKKMNENGIVASLELIGDLIGHSSSVQMFLYFQDHGLVTCSADQLIILWKEGKRESRLRSLLLFQKLEQNGDLQPRYSLH; translated from the exons ATGTTCCGATGGCTTCTAGGTGGCAAAGAACCGCAGGGCGGTGCGGAG AAGACCAGAGTGTTAAATATTGGAGAAGAACAGATCCAAAATCCCTACACTGAACTTACAGCTTTAAAAGGTCACCATGATATTGTGCGTTTTCTTGTGCAAGTGGATGACAATAG GTTTGCCTCAGCTTGTGATGATGGATCGGTCATGGTGTGGGATGTGCAG ACTGGAGAAGTCCTTTTTGAGTTCAATGGACACACTCAGAAGATTACAGCTGTAGCTGTATTTCCAGCCAGTGAAACATATCATATGAAGGCTGAGCTGATCCTCACTGCATCATCAGATAGAACAGTAATT GCTTGGGATTGTGAAAGTGGACAGCAGTGGCAAAAGGCTTCAGATTTCCATTCTACTGTAAAG ACCTTACTAGGTGTGCAGAGCTTGGATGTCTGGCTTTCTGGTGGGACTGAGCTGCGGGTATGGAATCGTAATTTTAACCTGTTGGGTGAGACAGGATTCTTTTCTGATGGAG gTATTGTAGCACTGATTGAACTGCCCAAGAACTATGTGGCTGCAGCAATTGGAAAAGAtttga taatCTTCAAAATTGGCACCACTGCAGCAGGATTGGACAAATGGGACATTTCTCAGATTAAATGCCTTTCAGGTCACCAGGACATTATTCGGACTGTAATAAATGTCAATG AGTTAACATTTGTGAGCGGCTGTGATGCTGGGGAGCTGATTGTGTGGGACGCTTTAGATTGGTCTGTAAAAGGTAGTGAAAAAAACTTTCCATACATCTATGCACAGCAAGACTCTCCTCCAGAGAACAGATTTCTGCCGACACAAGACGAGGTTTCCATACAACATCTCTCGTCTGATGGAGAG TGTATCTATGTGGCGGTGGGAAGAGGAATATATGTTTACAACCTTCACACAAAGAGAGTGATTGCTTTTCAGAATAATGCTCATGATTCCAGTATACAGCACATGGCGAACATTCCAAGCAG acagcTAGTTTCATGTTCAGAAGACGGAAGTGTCCGCATTTGGGAGTTACGATCAAAACCACAGCTTCAGGCAGAGTCTGTCCCTGCAG GTTTCTTCACTATGTGGGGCTTTGGAAAAAGCAGTAAGCAGTCTAATCAAACCGTAAAGAAGATGAATGAAAACGGCATTGTAGCTTCCTTGGAGTTGATTGGAGATTTGATTGGACATTCTTCTTCTGTACAG atGTTCCTGTATTTTCAAGATCATGGCCTAGTCACATGCTCAGCTGACCAGCTTATCATCCTGTGGAAAGAAGGAAAGCGGGAATCCCGTTTGCGTAGCCTTTTGCTTTTTCAAAAATTAGAGCAAAATGGAGACTTGCAGCCTAGATATTCCCTCCACTAA